A genomic stretch from Solanum stenotomum isolate F172 chromosome 8, ASM1918654v1, whole genome shotgun sequence includes:
- the LOC125872731 gene encoding uncharacterized protein LOC125872731, producing MANSSRRPSGSVLLKSAFERSISPTGRFCNTTTTATDAMSFASYSNSSFYSSPSTGCFNRSASPTRVNIHALAPVNSTPSVRFSIDRSISPRRSMAVSQRDQVVRKQIPKRTCLCSPTTHPGSFRCSMHKNVKNTPSISYSPSRLNARRSAMTNSLVRIWSVEGDLVKRALAALIRPSSHHQRRRGDFQPRPSRLSRMSKADNL from the coding sequence ATGGCGAATTCCTCTAGAAGGCCTAGTGGGTCAGTGTTGCTTAAATCGGCGTTTGAGAGGTCAATCTCACCTACCGGCCGGTTCTGTAACACCACCACCACCGCAACTGATGCGATGTCGTTCGCTTCGTACAGCAACTCTAGTTTTTATTCCTCTCCGTCGACCGGGTGTTTCAATCGATCGGCTTCTCCGACGCGCGTGAATATTCACGCTCTGGCGCCGGTGAATTCTACGCCTAGCGTTAGGTTCTCCATTGACAGATCCATTTCTCCTCGGCGTTCCATGGCGGTGTCTCAACGTGATCAGGTGGTTCGAAAGCAGATTCCGAAGAGAACGTGCTTATGCTCACCTACGACACATCCTGGTTCGTTCAGGTGTAGTATGCATAAGAATGTGAAGAATACTCCTTCGATTTCGTATTCGCCTAGCCGATTGAATGCACGGAGATCGGCGATGACGAATTCACTGGTGCGTATCTGGTCTGTTGAAGGTGATTTGGTGAAACGAGCTTTGGCAGCTCTTATTAGGCCATCGTCGCATCATCAGAGACGTCGAGGTGACTTTCAACCGCGTCCTAGCCGGCTTTCCAGAATGTCCAAAGCTGATAACCTGTGA
- the LOC125873346 gene encoding uncharacterized protein LOC125873346, whose translation MLCKWPMLLSLLTIFIFFSNFTHGDGGEDSHFQSPPLSDEFRKGRNEDNVVFSRLFAEGPNIVEAPVQSSSLILAAERTYRKDPLNGFKRYNGGWNIDDRHYWASVAYTAVPFFITTLIWFVIFGLCLLFICICSRCCKREPYGYSSMAYALSLIFLALFTIATIIGCVILYTGQEKFHSSTLNTLDYVVHQANVTADTLMNVSVYLAAAKQLAVDRILIPANVQTDIDYVQTKITSSASTLSTKTADNKDDIEHLIESVRTALIVLSVAMLALTFLGFVFSMFGMQVFVYILVIFGWILITGTLILCGIFLVLHNVTADTCVAMDEWIQNPTAHTALDDILPCVDYATAQETLTKSKEVTYNLVDIVNQVITNVSNINFSPNFAPFYYNQSGPVLPILCNLFNPDLTSHNCGPAEVDLNNATQVLNSYVCQVSPSGVCVTPGRLTPTLYSQMAAAVNMSYGLYQYGPFLVDLQNCDFVRQTFGDIYNVHCPGLLHYSKRVYVGLVMVTVAVLLSLTFWIIYARERHHRVYKKEHLSKLDEGIEVEGDKIIHEE comes from the exons ATGTTATGTAAATGGCCAATGCTACTTTCTCTTTTAaccattttcatctttttctctaACTTCACCCATGGAGATGGAGGGGAAGACTCTCATTTTCAATCACCACCTTTATCAG ATGAATTTAGGAAGGGAagaaatgaagataatgtgGTATTTTCAAGGCTATTTGCTGAAGGTCCCAATATTGTTGAGGCTCCAGTGCAGAGCTCATCACTTATATTGGCTGCTGAGAGAACATACAGAAAAGACCCTCTCAATGGTTTTAAGAGATATAATGGAGGATGGAACATCGATGACCGCCATTATTGGGCT TCTGTGGCATATACAGCCGTTCCATTCTTTATCACCACGCTGATCTGGTTTGTGATCTTTGGACTTTGCTTATTGTTCATCTGTATCTGCTCGCGTTGCTGCAAAAGAGAACCTTATGGATACTCTTCGATGGCTTATGCTCTGTCCCTCATATTCCTTGCGCTTTTTACCATTGCTACAAT CATTGGATGTGTCATATTGTACACAGGCCAAGAGAAGTTCCACAGCAGTACACTAAACACTTTGGATTATGTGGTGCATCAGGCAAATGTCACAGCTGATACTCTCATGAATGTGTCTGTTTATCTAGCAGCTGCCAAACAGCTCGCGGTGGATCGAATTTTGATCCCTGCTAATGTCCAAACAGACATTGATTACGTTCAAACGAAGATCACTTCTTCTGCTAGTACCCTTTCCACTAAAACAGCTGATAATAAGGATGACATAGAACACCTGATAGAATCAGT GAGAACGGCTCTTATCGTTCTATCTGTTGCTATGCTTGCTTTGACATTTCTTGGATTTG TATTCTCAATGTTCGGCATGCAGGTCTTTGTCTACAT CTTGGTTATTTTTGGATGGATTCTCATCACTGGGACATTGATTTTATGTGGCATATTTCTTGTTCTCCACAA TGTGACTGCAGACACTTGTGTAGCAATGGATGAGTGGATCCAAAACCCCACAGCTCATACAGCTTTGGATGACATATTGCCTTGTGTGGACTATGCCACAGCACAAGAGACTCTTACTAAAAGCAAGGAAGTGACTTATAACCTGGTCGATATTGTCAACCAGGTTATTACAAATGTCTCTAACATCAATTTCTCTCCCAACTTTGCTCCTTTTTACTACAATCAATCAGGACCTGTGTTGCCAATACTTTGCAATCTGTTTAATCCTGACTTAACTTCTCACAACTGTGGTCCTGCTGAAGTGGACTTAAACAATGCAACTCAG GTTTTGAACAGCTATGTTTGTCAAGTTTCTCCGAGTGGTGTTTGTGTCACGCCAGGCCGTCTGACTCCAACACTCTACAGCCAGATGGCTGCTGCTGTAAACATGAGCTATGGATTGTATCAATATGGTCCATTCCTGGTTGACCTGCAAAATTGTGATTTTGTTAGGCAAACTTTTGGTGACATATATAATGTACATTGTCCTGGTCTGCTGCATTACAGCAAAAGAGTGTATGTTGGGCTAGTGATGGTAACTGTTGCAGTGTTACTTTCTCTTACATTCTGGATAATATACGCGAGAGAGAGGCACCACCGCGTCTATAAGAAAGAACATTTGTCCAAACTTGATGAAGGAATTGAAGTTGAAGGGGATAAAATTATTCATGAAGAGTAA